A stretch of Acidicapsa ligni DNA encodes these proteins:
- a CDS encoding alpha/beta hydrolase family protein, translated as MRLFEILSCLFVLPPIVLLFFAAPSRRTFLLCCLVPAVALTAHFVWEGQHWQMYSLYLAFGFLLVWAAALLRLPRFASILAGVLCILLVGATVFLSWLAPMFQLPQPTGQYAVGTRIFHLVDTSRVEDNGPSPSGKRELMVQAWYPAQPPTGFITRHTQRAFYQRRKEVTARASYRSVLLTNSFLDAAVHSGAPYPVLLYNPGWQGERTESTFQMEELASHGFIVVAIDHTFFGGLVEFPDGRVADSGNAPEIGSFLHSTIEEQWALGGKYVKIEAQDNIFVLDQLQAMNQDVSSPWFHRLDLSRVGVMGFSIGGAAAAQTAYQDPRVKAAINLDGWTFGDVGPHGLSKPFMVIYEDKSQTVPAPDQLTTGSRPEQLYWQMSAQDYGQVTRSMQENGGYLLFIAGTNHVDFTDRSLFWSWAKMSGRGSVAPPRVHAILNAYTLAFFSHVLDGTEQPLLVGKSDPFSEVEFHRFPRPTLISTPTPK; from the coding sequence ATGCGACTCTTTGAAATTCTGAGTTGCCTCTTCGTACTTCCTCCCATCGTGTTGTTGTTTTTTGCCGCCCCATCGCGGCGTACGTTCCTGCTCTGCTGCCTCGTGCCTGCCGTAGCGTTGACTGCGCACTTCGTCTGGGAAGGGCAGCACTGGCAGATGTACTCGCTTTATCTTGCCTTTGGATTCCTGCTTGTCTGGGCCGCGGCACTGCTTCGTCTGCCGAGATTTGCCTCCATACTTGCAGGAGTTCTCTGCATTCTGCTGGTTGGCGCAACGGTGTTTTTGTCGTGGCTGGCTCCCATGTTCCAGTTACCTCAGCCAACCGGACAATACGCCGTCGGCACCCGTATCTTCCATCTGGTCGATACCAGCCGCGTCGAGGATAATGGCCCGTCGCCCAGCGGTAAACGCGAACTGATGGTGCAGGCCTGGTATCCGGCACAGCCGCCGACCGGCTTTATCACACGGCATACTCAGCGGGCTTTTTACCAACGCCGTAAGGAAGTCACAGCGCGCGCATCCTACCGTTCGGTTCTCCTCACCAACTCGTTTTTGGACGCCGCAGTACACTCCGGTGCGCCCTATCCGGTCCTGCTCTACAATCCCGGCTGGCAGGGCGAACGAACCGAAAGTACCTTCCAGATGGAAGAACTGGCTAGTCACGGCTTCATCGTCGTGGCCATCGACCATACGTTTTTCGGAGGGCTGGTTGAGTTTCCCGATGGGCGCGTGGCCGACTCAGGCAATGCACCGGAGATTGGCAGCTTCCTGCACTCCACCATCGAGGAGCAATGGGCGCTCGGCGGTAAATACGTCAAGATAGAGGCCCAGGACAACATCTTTGTCCTCGACCAGTTGCAGGCTATGAACCAGGATGTATCGAGCCCGTGGTTTCATCGGCTGGATCTCTCGCGAGTCGGCGTGATGGGCTTTTCCATTGGTGGAGCGGCCGCGGCGCAAACTGCTTATCAGGATCCTCGCGTCAAGGCCGCGATCAATCTCGATGGCTGGACCTTTGGCGATGTCGGACCGCATGGATTATCCAAGCCTTTCATGGTGATCTATGAGGACAAAAGCCAGACGGTACCTGCGCCCGATCAACTCACCACCGGCTCCAGACCGGAACAACTCTACTGGCAGATGTCCGCCCAGGATTACGGCCAGGTCACTAGGTCAATGCAGGAGAATGGTGGCTATCTGCTCTTTATCGCGGGAACAAATCATGTGGACTTCACCGACCGATCGCTCTTCTGGTCGTGGGCCAAAATGTCCGGCAGAGGTAGTGTCGCTCCGCCTCGCGTACATGCAATACTCAACGCCTACACCCTGGCATTCTTCTCGCATGTTCTTGATGGAACGGAACAACCGTTGCTGGTGGGCAAATCAGACCCGTTCAGTGAAGTGGAATTTCATCGCTTTCCGCGGCCGACTCTGATTTCGACTCCGACGCCGAAGTGA